The sequence below is a genomic window from Streptomyces sp. NBC_00582.
GCGGCCGCCGAGTACGACAACACGCCCACCAGTACGGTCACGGCGGCGGTCACCGCGGCGAACGACACCGCGAACGTCGTCCGCAACGACACCAGCTTGGGCCTCGGCCGCGCCAGCAGCCGACGCAGTCGGCCCACTCAGTCCTCCCGCAGCACGTAACCCACCCCGCGCACGGTGTGGATCAGCTGCGAGGCGCCCGGCTGGTCCAGTTTGCGGCGGAGGTAGCCGACGTAGACGGCGAGGTTCTTGGAGCCGGGGCCGAAGTCGTAGCCCCAGATGCGGTCGTAGATCGTGGAGTGGTCGAGGACGATCCCGGCGTTGCGCACCAGCAGTTCCAGCAGCTCGAACTCGGTGCGGGTGAGTTCCAGCTCGCGCTCGCCCCGCCAGGCCCGCCGCGCCTGCGGGTCCATCCGCAGCCCGGCCGCCTCCAGATACCGCTCGGGCGTCTGCTTCGGGGCGACCGGCTCCGACGGTACGGGGACACTGCCCGGGTTGGTGCGCCGCAGCAGCGCCCGCAGCCGGGCGAAGACCTCCTCGACGTCGAACGGCTTGACGACGTAGTCGTCGGCGCCCGCGTCCAGGCCGGCGATCCGGTCGGCGGTCTCCACCAGCGCGGTCAGCATCAGGATCGGTGTGCGGTCGCCCTCGGCGCGCAGCACCCGGCAGACCTGGAGGCCGTCGATCCCGGGCATCATCACGTCGAGGACGAGGACGTCCGGCGGCGACTTGTGGGCGTGGGCCAGCGCCTCGACGCCGTCGGCGACCGCGGTGACCTGGTATCCCTCCAGGGCCAGGGCGCGTTCCAGGGCGTGGCGGATGGCGCGGTCGTCTTCGGCGAGCAGCAGGGTGGGAGGCACGAGGCCAGTTTGCCAAGGCCTCCGGCGGTTCGGCCGTGACGAAGGTCCTACGATCGCCCTTCTTACTGGGCTCTCACCGTCGCGGAGCGGGGGTCCGGGGGGCGCCCCCGGACCCCCGCTCCGGTCCTGAAGGGGCCTCGCCCTCGCGCCGGACGGGCCGGTCGTGCCGGCCGGCGCTCGTGACTCACCGGCTGGTCAGCGCCGCGAGCTGCTCCGCGAACGGGACGACCTCGAAGGCGTCCTTCACCGGGTTCGCCGGCCGCGCCGCGGACAGCCCGCCCATCAGCGCCGCCAGCTCCCCCGCCGCCCGATCGATCCGCTCCGGCAGCCCCTCGGCGCCCCAGTCCTCCGAGGCGGCGTAGACGGCGGTCGGGACGACGACGGCCCGCAGATGGGCGAAGAGGGGCCGCAGGGCGTGCTCCAGAACCAGCGAGTGCCGGGCGGAGCCGCCGGTCGCCGCGATCAGCACCGGCCTGCCCGTCAGCGCGTCCGGGTCAAGGACGTCGAAGAACGACTTGAACAGTCCGCTGTACGAGGCCGAGAACACCGGCGTGACGACGATCAGCCCGTCGGCGGCGGCCACCGCGTCCAGGGCCTCGGCCAGCTTGCGCCCGGGAAAGCCGTTGGTGAAGTGGTGGGCGATCTCCACGGCGAGATCGCGCAGCTCCACGACCTCGACGTCCACGGGCGTCTTCGCCCCGACCGCGCCGGCGAGCCGGTCGGCCAGCAGCCGGGTGGACGAGGGGACGCTCAGTCCCGCCGAGACGACGACGAGCTTCATGCGACGGTCTCCTTCCGTGTGGCCGCGAGCAGCGACTGGTGGGTGGGCGCCTCCGGCACCTCGGCCGGGCGTCCGACGGCGAACTCCTTGCGCAGCACCGGGACGACCTCCTCGCCGAGCAGGTCGATCTGCTCCAGGACGGTCTTCAGCGGCAGCCCCGCGTGGTCCACGAGGAAGAGCTGGCGCTGGTAGTCGCCGGCGTAGTCGCGGAAGGCGAGGGTCTTCTCGACGACCTGCTCGGGCGTGCCGACGGTCAGCGGGGTCTGGTCGGTGAAGTCCTCCAGGGACGGCCCGTGCCCGTAGACGGGCGCGTTGTCGAAGTACGGCCGGAACTCGCGCACCGCGTCCTGGGAGTTCTTCCGCATGAACACCTGGCCGCCGAGGCCGACGATCGCCTGCTCGGGCGTGCCGTGCCCGTAGTGGGCGTACCGGGCCCGGTACAGCTCGACCATGCGCTTGGTGTGGTCGGCGGGCCAGAAGATGTTGTTGTGGAAGAAGCCGTCGCCGTAGTAGGCGGCCTGCTCGGCGATCTCCGGGGAGCGGATGGAGCCGTGCCAGACGAACGGCGGGACGTCGTCCAGCGGGCGCGGGGTGGAGGTGAACCCCTGGAGCGGGGTGCGGAACTTCCCTTCCCAGTCCACGACGTCCTCGCGCCACAGCCGGTGCAGCAGGGCGTAGTTCTCGATGGCGAGGTTGATGCCCTGCCGGATGTCCTGCCCGAACCACGGGTAGACGGGACCGGTGTTGCCGCGCCCCATCATCAGGTCCACGCGCCCGTCGGCCAGGTGCTGGAGCATCGCGAAGTCCTCGGCGATCTTCACCGGGTCGTTGGTGGTGATGAGGGTCGTGGAGGTGGAGAGGATCAGCTTCTCGGTCCGCGCCGCGACATAGCCGAGCATGGTGGTCGGCGACGAGGGCACGAACGGCGGGTTGTGGTGCTCACCGGTGGCGAAGACGTCGAGCCCGACCTCCTCCGCCTTGAGGGCGATGGC
It includes:
- a CDS encoding FMN reductase, whose amino-acid sequence is MKLVVVSAGLSVPSSTRLLADRLAGAVGAKTPVDVEVVELRDLAVEIAHHFTNGFPGRKLAEALDAVAAADGLIVVTPVFSASYSGLFKSFFDVLDPDALTGRPVLIAATGGSARHSLVLEHALRPLFAHLRAVVVPTAVYAASEDWGAEGLPERIDRAAGELAALMGGLSAARPANPVKDAFEVVPFAEQLAALTSR
- a CDS encoding response regulator transcription factor, yielding MLLAEDDRAIRHALERALALEGYQVTAVADGVEALAHAHKSPPDVLVLDVMMPGIDGLQVCRVLRAEGDRTPILMLTALVETADRIAGLDAGADDYVVKPFDVEEVFARLRALLRRTNPGSVPVPSEPVAPKQTPERYLEAAGLRMDPQARRAWRGERELELTRTEFELLELLVRNAGIVLDHSTIYDRIWGYDFGPGSKNLAVYVGYLRRKLDQPGASQLIHTVRGVGYVLRED
- a CDS encoding LLM class flavin-dependent oxidoreductase, which codes for MQFGIFTVGDVTPDPTTGRTPSERERIKAMVAIALKAEEVGLDVFATGEHHNPPFVPSSPTTMLGYVAARTEKLILSTSTTLITTNDPVKIAEDFAMLQHLADGRVDLMMGRGNTGPVYPWFGQDIRQGINLAIENYALLHRLWREDVVDWEGKFRTPLQGFTSTPRPLDDVPPFVWHGSIRSPEIAEQAAYYGDGFFHNNIFWPADHTKRMVELYRARYAHYGHGTPEQAIVGLGGQVFMRKNSQDAVREFRPYFDNAPVYGHGPSLEDFTDQTPLTVGTPEQVVEKTLAFRDYAGDYQRQLFLVDHAGLPLKTVLEQIDLLGEEVVPVLRKEFAVGRPAEVPEAPTHQSLLAATRKETVA